The genomic DNA TGAAAGACAAATCTAGAACTCAGTGTGGCTAATGGTAAGGTAAGGACCCCTACAGGGAGGGTTTAGGGGACTTTCAGGAACAGTCAGCGTGAGGAGACAGAGCCATCTCTTTCACCTGGTGATTTTGGACCTTCCTTCTTTCTGATGATGCAGTCCAAGCATCTGAACGGGGATGAGAGAGGTGGTGGTAATTATAGGTGGATTCCATGGGGCCGGAGGCCTCCGCTATCCCGAGATGTGGCCATTTTGCAAGAAAGGGTAAGAATCCAATGCTGCCcagtctcttctcttcttcaccTGCCCTCTTCTCTGTCACTCTTCCAAGTTTTATGAAAACATATTGAGATGTCCCCATGTATTCCTCTTCTCCCAGGCAAATAAGTTGGTGAAATACCTGTTGGTTAAGGACCAGACAAAGATCCCCATCAAGCGCTCAGGTAGAGTCATACCAACCCTCCTCCCTGAGCTCTCCTTTctactcccctctcctccctgccctgggggTAACCATTTAGTTTTATGGCCTCTTCATTCTCTCATCTATCCTCCCCTGCCCTTTTCACACTCTGTCATGGCTGGCATCTCCCATTAACACAGTTCAGGACTCAGACCACACTAACCCCATAGGGCTGGCAAAAGGGCTGCAGCTCTGTGGCCCCTTCTCAGCCCAGCTGctcccacctctcccttcctGCAGACATGCTGAAGGATGTCATCCAAGAATATGATGAATACTTCCCAGAGATCATTGAACGAGCAAGCTATGCTCTGGAGAAGGTGAAGGGACATCCTCTGTGGGATGGGGAAGTCTTGAATGGAACAAAGGTGTACACGTCCCTTTGGGGGGACCACAGAGACTCCCTAATCCAGCCCTATCACTGTGCAAATGAGCAGATGATGGCCTAGGGAGGGACGTAGACTAGCCtcgggtcacacagcaagtacaACTAGGACCCAAGCCACCCAGCTTAGTCCTGGCTTCTGTCTACTGCTGGATATGTCCTGTAGTATATTTCAGATGCTCACCTCTCCCTTCCATCCCCCATTCTCTGTCTCCCTAGAGTCTCACTAAGCATAAAGACTATTTTGATAACAATAGTACATTTGTTACCTGTTTGCTGTGTtagttaagtgctttacatgcattatttcactGCCTAGGCTGAATTTTGTGACCTCACAGGCTATTCTTTTACTTGGCAGATGTTTCGAGTCAATCTGAAGGAAATTGATAAACAAAGTAGCTTGTATATTCTCATCAGCATTCAGGAATCCTCTGCAGGCATCCTGGGAACGTAAGCTGGGAAAGggctgggatgggagggaggcttctGCTTTTGTCCATGGTACTACTCCATCCCTGTCCTCTCCCCACATCCCCTAGGAAGTCAGGAAAGACAGAGCCTAAAAACCCCTTTTCCATATCCCACACGTAGTTGGAGCCCTACACATAGTAGTGGTGCCTGATTATGATTGACTGGAGGTTGTAGAAGCCTGAGGCAGGTCATTCCTACTGTCAAGTTTTCTGTACCTCCAGAAGCTTCCCTGTTGTTGCTTGTCTCTTCCTATTGACCTTGGTAGAGTGGTTCtcaagggagggcttcctggtATGGGTGAATCATGAGGGTTGAAGGGCAGGAACATCAGTGGGGCCGTGCCTAGAATTCTTTTGGAGCTGAGGGGtctggaagagaaagaagggactCACATTGGCTGGGTGTCCGGGTTGTACTGGGTTGACAAGTACAAGTACAATTCTATCCTCTCAGCAACGTGGGGAGAGGAGAATGTGATTTTCCCATTTTATGAATAGGAGAGTCTAAGTGCctccttgcccagggtcacatagaGCTTGAAGCATAGACTGGGCAGAATTCTCTCATATCTGAAGAATCTGGGAGAAGCTAGCCTAGTAGGCTGGCTGGTGTGTATTTTTTTGCAGATGGCTGCTGGATGTAAACCTTCTCTCTGTCCCATTATTCCCCTAGGACCAAGGACACACCCAAACTGGGTCTTCTCATGGTTATTCTGAGTGTCATTTTTATGAATGGCAACAAGGCCAATGAGGGTGAGTTGCTGGGCTGGCAGCTGAATGGGGGGTCATGGTCGGAATTCCACATGTTCATTTTCTATCCCTGTTTCCTTTTGCCTCCCCTTGCAGCTGTCATCTGGGAGGTGCTGCGCAAGTTGGGGCTGCACCCTGGGTATGATTGGGCTCTGTCAGCACTTGCTGTCCGTGTTGTCCTTTGGGAAGAGAGGATGGTCCCAGGATTGCATCAGCCTGGTGGTCTGGTGGAGTGGGCGGGGTTGCTGGACTGGGTAGAGGGTCCATTGTTCTGACCTGAGTGGATGGGGAAATGGTCCTGAACTCTCTGCTTCCCCTTTCTCctatgtcctttttctgttctaagCTGATATATAAGATAGACCTTCAGGGCACCCCTGATAAAGAACCATCTAGCCTCAACTGCCTGCTTCTAGTGACCATGTGTTCATTACTTTCCTGAGTTCATTGAGATGGCCTCCTGTGCTAGAGAGGTCTCTTCCATGTTGGGAAATGCCTCTGCCCTCATGTGGGAAGTTCTGATCTTGGTTCATGGGTTATTTTTCCCATTGTCAGGGTAAGGCATTCGCTCTTTGGGGAAGTGAGGAAGCTCATCACAGACGAGTTTGTGAAGCAGAAGTAAGTGGTGTTTTGGGGCTTTGTCAGGCCATGAAGTGTTCTGAGCGTGCCGGTCTGGTCCAGAAAGTGCTCGATTGCCCTTTTCTTACACTACCTTTAGAGGTATGGGCATCCTGTTCCCTAGAACTGAGTCCATGGTGGACCATACCAGGGCTGGGCCAGACCAAACACAAGGCCCTTGCTATGGGGTGTGCTCAGAGCAGAATGCCCAAAGAATGGCTCCTCTGTTTACAACACACCCGATAGAAACTTGGGTTTACTCCTCACAGGTGGCAGGATACTTTGGCCTCCCTGTGACACCATGCCCTATACATGCGTCCCCTGCAACACCAAGTGACTACTTTGCACAGGGCCAATGGGAAATGGCTCAGTATTGGAGGTCAAGACCATGAACTGTGTTTTGGAGTGAGTCTAGGGAAGGAGGGCCTTGGAAATCCTTCTCCAGGAGCTGAGTTTAGTTTTTCTTTGGAGGAGGTCGCCACCTGGTCCCAAGTGGTTAGACAACAGGTTTGCTTGGTTAGAAGCaagtttcatttcctttcttcaagGTACCTGGAATACAAGAGGGTCCCCAACAGCAGACCACCTGAATATGAGTTCTTCTGGGGCTTGCGCTCCTACCATGAGACTAGCAAGATGAAAGTTCTCAAGTTTGCATGCAAGGTAATAGGAGAGCTGCCCTGACTTGGCATATTAAGGGTACAGGATGTCCCTGGCTGGGGTAGGCAGTGTACAGGGATGGGCAGGTATAGGGCAGTCTGCAGTTCATATATAAGCATGTGGAACTTCATTTATGTCCCCGAATGCTGCTTGGCATAAAGTTTACATTGTTTCATTCATTGTTCATACTTCGTATTAGTCTCCTCaattgccataacaaaatactatagactgggtggcttaaacaacagaaatttattttatcatagtcctgaaggctggaagtcctgGATCAAGGTCCAGCAGGGTTAGTTTCTAGTGAAGCctctcctcctggcttgcagatgaataccttcttgctgtgttcatggtggagagagggtctcttcttataaggacactaatcctattggatcaAGGACCCACCATTATGACCTCATTAAACTTTACTTCCATAAAGGCCTAcctccaaatatggtcacattcgaGGTTGGtacttcaaaatatgaattttgggggacacaaacattcaatccacAACATACTCTCTTATCgtttcccatattacagatgaagacacttaGGCTCAGTGAGATTAAgtagcttgtccaaggtcacacagcacctAAGTTATCGAACTGAAATTGGATCTCAGGACTGACCCATGATAGAGTCCCAACagctaagactttttttttaatgctactaTTAGTTTTATACAAAGCCCATGGTAGGTATTTAATACATAATTACAAATGTTATTTTTCGTATAATGATTGTAATTCTCATTTCAGGTGCAGAAGAAAGACCCCAAGGACTGGGCCGTGCAGTATCGGGAGGCAGTGGAGATGGAAGTCCAAGCTGCAGCTGTGGCTGTAGCTGAGGCTGAGGCCAGGGCTGAGGCAAGAGCCCAAATGGGGATTGGAGAGGAAGCTGTGGCTGGGCCCTGGAATTGGGATGACATGAATATCGACTGCCTAACAAGGGAAGAGCTAGGCGATGATGCTCAGGCCTGGGGCAGATTTTCACTTGAAATTGAGGCCAGAGCCCAAGAAAATGCAAATGCCAGCACCAACATTGACTTCAGCAGAGGAGCTAGCACCGGGGCTAGCTATAGCGATGGTGCTAGTATTAGCTTCAGTGGTGTACCCAGCCCCAGTAATGGCTTTGGTGGCACATGCAGCACCAGTGCCAGCTTCAGCAGCGTAGCCAGCATTTGCTTTGGTGGCACACCCAGCACTTGCTCCACTTTCAGTGGTGGAGCCAGCATTAGCTTTGGTGGTGCAGCCAGCACCAGCTCTAGTTTCAGCAGTGAAGCCAGCATTAGCTTTGGTGGCACACCTTGCACCAGTACCAACTTCAGTGGTGGGGTCAGCTCTAGTTTCAGTGGCCCACTCAACACCAGTACAAGTTTCAGTGGTGGAGCCAGCTCTGGTTTTGGAGGCATGCTCAGTATCCCTGCTGGCTTCAGTGATGCACTCAGTATGAGCACCAGCTTTGGCAGTACACTCGGCACCAGTGCAGTCTTTAGTGGTGCACTTAGCACCAGCCCTGGCTTTGGTGGCACACTCAGCACTAGTGTCTACTTTGGTGGCTCTCCCAGTTCCAGTGCCAGCTTTGGTGGCACACTCAGTACCAGTATCTGCTTTGGTGGCTTTCCTAGCACCAGCACTGGTTTTGATGGGGTACTCAGTACCAGTGTCTCCTTTGGTAGCTCTTTCAGCAATAGCACTGACTTTGCTGGTACACTAAGCACGAGCTTCTGCTTTGGTGATTCTCTCAGCACTAGTGCCAGCTTTGGTGGTACACTCAGCACCAGTCTTGGCTTAGGTGGTGCACTCAACACCAGTGCTGGTTTTAGCAGTGCTGTCAGCATTAGCACTGGCTTCAGCAGTGCACCCAGCACCAACTCTGGCTTTGGCAGTGTGTTCAGCACCAGTACTGACTTCAGTGGGGCACTTAAAACCACTACTGACCTTGGCAGTGCTCCCAGCACCAGCATTGGCTTTGGTGGAGCCCCCAGCACCAGCTTCTGCTTTGGCAGTGTGTCTAACACCAACCTATGCTTTGGTGGCCCTCCTAGTACCAGCACCTGCTTTAGTGGTCCTACCAGTGCCAGTTTTGGTGATGGACTCAGCACCAGTGCTGGTTTCAGCTTTTGTGATGGGTTAAGCACCAGCCCTGGATTTGGTGGTGGACTGAGCACCAACTCTGGCTTTGGTGGTGGACTGAGCACCAACTCTGGCTTTGGTGGTGGACTGATCTCCGGTGATATCTTTGGTGGTGGGCTGGGCACCAATGCTGGTTTTGGCAGCACACTTGGCACCAGTGCTGACTTTAGTAGTGGCCTCAGCATCAGTGATGGCTTTGGCGGTGGGCCTAATACCAGCTTCGACGGAAGACTGAGCACCATCATTGGCTTTGGCAGTGGTTCCAACACCAGCACTGGCTTTACTGGTGAACCCCGCACCAGCACCGGCTTTATTGGTGGACCCACTTCTATTGTTGGCTTTGGCAGTGGACTGAGCACCAATGCTGACTTCAACGGTGGACCAAGCAGTAGTGTTGGCTATGGCGGTGGACCGAGCAATGCTGCTGGCTTTGGTGGTGTAGCCACCAGCCTTGGTGCCTGTAGCTTCTCCTATGGCTAGTGAGGTTTCAGGTAATTACAACACTTCCACAGCCAAGGCCGATGGGGATGGGTATAAGAGCTGGGAGATGTTATAAGAAACCCCCAggtgggagggcagggtggggagatgAGTACAATGAAGGAAGTATGAGAAAATAGTATACTTGGTGCTAAAATGTGTTTctgtttggtgttttgttttcagatttatttCGCATGTTTACAGATACCGCTAATGAATTGCAGCAGTCCTTCCCATGGAGCCAAGGTACATCCTTGGAATCTTTGTCCACACAGCAATCTAAGCAGATATACCAATCAGCTGAGGGTGACACGCTATGAAAAATATCTGTTTGCCAATCCTGCTTTgttgtttgctttctgtgtcctgTCATATTTGATATGTtacattaaatttgaaaaatgaattgcAGTTTGTTCTGTCTTTTAATGTGCCTAAGTTGTTGTGAGTGACATTTTGGGTTCATAGAAGAGCTAGAGATCAGCATAGCTCTTTGGGGAAGGTGGGCTCCAGCTTTAGGCTAAAAGGCAAGTATGACTTCAGTGGGGTAGAGACGTGGGGAAAGCATAGCAGGCAAGGGGATAATACCTTAAGTCAGGATCTAGAAGGGGAAATCCTGGAACAGAAGGCAAAGGGAGAGGGTTCTGGAGAGTAAGTATAGATTCATTTTGAGATATTTGTGTAAGAATGGGAGGGATATAGAGGGACGTAACTAAAGGTGGACATGGGAACAAGGGAGGATTTTCTTGGGATAGGAGAGAGACCTGGACATGTTGCATAGACTGTGGGGGCAAAAGCCAATAGAGAAGGACAGGATATAGATATGGAATAGTCAGGAACTGACTGAATCAACCCATCCTTGGGGAGGTGGGATGGATAGAATACCAGAGAATAGAGGGTGACCTTGACTTTGAACAGGATTTAAGGGTGGCTCTAGAAGGAGATAAATGTAGATTTGCTTCAAGCAGTGATCCCAATAAAAAAGGCGATATGGATTATACAAGGTTTGGGTCTTGCTGGCGGTTGTGATGGAAGGACAAACAAAGGCAGGGGGTGTATGAGTCTGTCTCTTCACAACTGGGTTGCTGCTATCTGCCCACAGTAGCTGCATGGAGATTGGCTGAAGAGATAGAATGTAGTATCCAAGCTGGCCAGGTATGGAAGAACagtgaagaggaagaggactggTGGATTGGGAGATAATGGAGGAATCAAAGAACTATACTCTTGATGCAGTACAAGAACAAATATTGTTCATTCAAGATATACTACATACATGCCTGCTGTGTGGGAGGCATGCTGCTAGGGATCCTGTGGATGACACAGAGAGTTGTGAGGACTGGGGGGCCAGCGGTCAGATAGTGGGATGCTTGTATTTAAGAAGTCAGACTGGAGAGAAATCTAGATGGTGCCAACCAAGGAGTGAGTGGCTGAAGGGAAGATGATCACTGAAGTTGAGGGGGCAGGGCACTAGGAGACCAGGGTATTGTCTGAATCATTTATATGGACAGTGAAATCACTCAGGATGGGAACAAGAgttggagaaggaaggagaactgTGGTCTGAGTGCAGATTCTTCTTTGAATGGAGGGATGAAGGTGTCATGTTCCCAGCCATGTTGCCCACGAAGGAACAAGGCCATAAGCACTCACATGGACCTATATCCACCCTCACATTTGGAGGTACTACTCCAAAGCGCTTCTCTCTAGGAAGTTCTCACCCAGTCCATACCCCGACAGCACCAGAGCCATTTCATAGGGTCAGGATCTTAAGAGGATCTTGTGGGAAAAGCCTCACAATGacctcctttccccttttgtaGGCAGTAAGAGAAGTCTTTATTGATCAGGGAATAGGAATTAAGAAGGAAAAAGTTTCATCCTGACCTAGATAGCTCCTTGGTTGTAGCTAGAAATCAAGACCTGTTTTGGAGCTGATGAGGGTTTCTTCACTGGAAGCAGGTCTCTTCCAGTGAGGCCAACTCCAGAGTGTTCTCAGTGTAAGAGAAGAGCAACAATAGTAGCTCCTAAACGTGAAAGATAGCGAGGACAGAGGCAGTTTTATGTCTTAGAAAGGGCTCAGTAGTGGGCAGGGACAGTGTCCAGGGCTTCCTCAGGTTCCCGGCTGACGTCCACATTCTGAGAGGAGAGAACCCAGTATTAGCAGGAAGCAGCCAGCAGTGTGgagcccccgcccctccctgccTCTTGTCCTC from Balaenoptera acutorostrata chromosome X, mBalAcu1.1, whole genome shotgun sequence includes the following:
- the TRO gene encoding trophinin isoform X7 translates to MLKDVIQEYDEYFPEIIERASYALEKMFRVNLKEIDKQSSLYILISIQESSAGILGTTKDTPKLGLLMVILSVIFMNGNKANEAVIWEVLRKLGLHPGVRHSLFGEVRKLITDEFVKQKYLEYKRVPNSRPPEYEFFWGLRSYHETSKMKVLKFACKVQKKDPKDWAVQYREAVEMEVQAAAVAVAEAEARAEARAQMGIGEEAVAGPWNWDDMNIDCLTREELGDDAQAWGRFSLEIEARAQENANASTNIDFSRGASTGASYSDGASISFSGVPSPSNGFGGTCSTSASFSSVASICFGGTPSTCSTFSGGASISFGGAASTSSSFSSEASISFGGTPCTSTNFSGGVSSSFSGPLNTSTSFSGGASSGFGGMLSIPAGFSDALSMSTSFGSTLGTSAVFSGALSTSPGFGGTLSTSVYFGGSPSSSASFGGTLSTSICFGGFPSTSTGFDGVLSTSVSFGSSFSNSTDFAGTLSTSFCFGDSLSTSASFGGTLSTSLGLGGALNTSAGFSSAVSISTGFSSAPSTNSGFGSVFSTSTDFSGALKTTTDLGSAPSTSIGFGGAPSTSFCFGSVSNTNLCFGGPPSTSTCFSGPTSASFGDGLSTSAGFSFCDGLSTSPGFGGGLSTNSGFGGGLSTNSGFGGGLISGDIFGGGLGTNAGFGSTLGTSADFSSGLSISDGFGGGPNTSFDGRLSTIIGFGSGSNTSTGFTGEPRTSTGFIGGPTSIVGFGSGLSTNADFNGGPSSSVGYGGGPSNAAGFGGVATSLGACSFSYG
- the TRO gene encoding trophinin isoform X9, producing the protein MFRVNLKEIDKQSSLYILISIQESSAGILGTTKDTPKLGLLMVILSVIFMNGNKANEAVIWEVLRKLGLHPGVRHSLFGEVRKLITDEFVKQKYLEYKRVPNSRPPEYEFFWGLRSYHETSKMKVLKFACKVQKKDPKDWAVQYREAVEMEVQAAAVAVAEAEARAEARAQMGIGEEAVAGPWNWDDMNIDCLTREELGDDAQAWGRFSLEIEARAQENANASTNIDFSRGASTGASYSDGASISFSGVPSPSNGFGGTCSTSASFSSVASICFGGTPSTCSTFSGGASISFGGAASTSSSFSSEASISFGGTPCTSTNFSGGVSSSFSGPLNTSTSFSGGASSGFGGMLSIPAGFSDALSMSTSFGSTLGTSAVFSGALSTSPGFGGTLSTSVYFGGSPSSSASFGGTLSTSICFGGFPSTSTGFDGVLSTSVSFGSSFSNSTDFAGTLSTSFCFGDSLSTSASFGGTLSTSLGLGGALNTSAGFSSAVSISTGFSSAPSTNSGFGSVFSTSTDFSGALKTTTDLGSAPSTSIGFGGAPSTSFCFGSVSNTNLCFGGPPSTSTCFSGPTSASFGDGLSTSAGFSFCDGLSTSPGFGGGLSTNSGFGGGLSTNSGFGGGLISGDIFGGGLGTNAGFGSTLGTSADFSSGLSISDGFGGGPNTSFDGRLSTIIGFGSGSNTSTGFTGEPRTSTGFIGGPTSIVGFGSGLSTNADFNGGPSSSVGYGGGPSNAAGFGGVATSLGACSFSYG